The Paenibacillus sp. FSL R7-0204 genome includes a region encoding these proteins:
- a CDS encoding ABC transporter substrate-binding protein, translating into MKDQRHVLRWLTNWGWILLYIVLMSGAVWFIMQEDREQIEDTSPEKITLTFRHFWIKEHDRPLLAIFEEVVRSYQESHPNVKVNFEGLDQNIHREQKLKSEMVTGTAPDMFVLFGGAEIEPYVRSARLMDLTDFTAENGLSNQFKDLHLWTFNNHIYGLPIEGNAEPLYYNKKIFTKLGINTPNTLAELDTVMAKLKAAGYIPFALGNEDRWPAGIFAHYLMDRYAGPDLIQKLITGEDRSSFQNSGYLEAFGHLNRWVEAGYFSEDSNDTSTEGAVRLFTEGRAAMYLNGNWDINLFSGDNAPDDFQSRVGAIPFPAREAGTEPSIAGGYTIGIGLSSSLTGAKRTAALELMKGFYTKEIQTRIVYEGLRIPSMRIAFDPEKTGPVFAQVMDMMEENQQSFVPYDNLLSPEVKKTFLSVIEEMIDGGLQAEQALQQLQDASKQYWNLIRSSSGQ; encoded by the coding sequence ATGAAGGACCAACGGCATGTGCTTAGATGGTTGACCAACTGGGGATGGATTCTCCTCTATATTGTGCTGATGTCCGGCGCTGTATGGTTCATTATGCAGGAGGACCGGGAGCAGATTGAGGATACCTCGCCCGAGAAGATCACATTGACCTTCCGGCATTTCTGGATCAAGGAGCATGACCGGCCGCTTCTGGCGATCTTCGAGGAGGTTGTCCGAAGCTACCAGGAGAGCCATCCGAATGTGAAGGTGAACTTCGAGGGGCTGGATCAGAATATCCACCGCGAGCAGAAGCTGAAGAGTGAGATGGTAACCGGCACAGCGCCTGATATGTTCGTTCTGTTCGGCGGGGCGGAGATTGAGCCATATGTGCGTTCAGCCCGGCTGATGGATCTGACCGATTTCACAGCCGAGAACGGTCTCAGCAACCAGTTCAAGGATCTGCATCTCTGGACATTCAACAACCATATCTACGGACTGCCGATTGAGGGCAATGCGGAACCGCTTTATTACAATAAAAAAATCTTCACCAAGCTAGGCATTAATACTCCGAATACATTGGCCGAGCTGGATACGGTGATGGCGAAGCTGAAGGCAGCGGGGTATATCCCGTTTGCGCTGGGGAACGAAGACCGCTGGCCGGCGGGGATATTCGCCCATTATCTGATGGACCGTTACGCCGGACCGGACCTGATTCAGAAGCTGATTACAGGCGAGGACAGGTCGAGCTTCCAGAACAGCGGCTACCTGGAAGCGTTCGGGCACCTGAACAGATGGGTGGAGGCAGGCTATTTCAGTGAAGACTCTAACGATACCTCCACTGAGGGGGCGGTCCGTCTGTTCACTGAAGGCAGGGCAGCCATGTACCTGAACGGCAACTGGGATATCAATTTATTCTCGGGGGACAATGCCCCGGACGATTTTCAGAGCCGGGTGGGAGCCATTCCCTTCCCTGCGCGGGAGGCCGGCACAGAGCCGTCTATCGCTGGGGGGTATACGATTGGCATCGGGCTGTCTTCGAGCCTTACCGGAGCGAAGCGGACAGCGGCTCTGGAATTGATGAAGGGCTTCTATACGAAAGAGATTCAGACGCGGATTGTCTATGAGGGCCTCCGGATTCCGTCGATGCGGATTGCATTTGACCCGGAGAAGACCGGACCGGTCTTCGCCCAGGTGATGGATATGATGGAGGAGAATCAGCAGAGCTTCGTCCCGTATGACAATCTGTTATCGCCTGAAGTGAAGAAGACCTTCCTAAGTGTCATTGAAGAGATGATTGATGGAGGGCTGCAGGCGGAGCAGGCCTTGCAGCAGCTGCAGGATGCATCCAAGCAGTATTGGAATCTGATCCGGAGTTCATCGGGTCAATAA
- a CDS encoding HNH endonuclease, with product MTARALDTCELCGRSPLATTVHHLIPREKGGSLLPTALLCKACHRQIHALYTNSDLVVLGLTTLESLRSDPQIAAYLKWIMRQAPGSEPKLRKSKRVRSKR from the coding sequence ATGACTGCCCGGGCCTTGGACACTTGTGAGCTGTGCGGCCGTTCTCCTCTTGCAACTACCGTTCATCATCTGATCCCCCGCGAGAAAGGCGGCAGCCTGCTCCCGACGGCCCTTCTGTGTAAGGCTTGCCACCGGCAGATTCATGCCCTGTATACCAACAGCGATCTCGTTGTTCTTGGCCTTACGACACTGGAGAGCCTGCGGAGCGACCCGCAGATTGCCGCTTATCTGAAATGGATCATGCGGCAGGCGCCAGGCTCGGAACCGAAGCTGCGCAAATCAAAGCGGGTGCGAAGCAAGCGTTAG
- a CDS encoding Hsp33 family molecular chaperone HslO, translating into MNNIIRMLSVNQDFRMAVADTRQIASKALNAFTGTTGMRSLLQEIITNCALLSSINDAPSKISFSFRLSQGVSIFCQISDANCTMEYSAEMNEFDGTAADLFDGKSVVSVTTGNWETGIHTSTVEAHMDSVVMLFSHFTVQSEQLPSHIILAEDNASRGILMQPLPFADNQLMGKAAYELLYQAKEWGQLPWGQIPGRLSCLAKVISENTIE; encoded by the coding sequence ATGAATAATATTATACGAATGCTGTCCGTGAACCAAGATTTCAGAATGGCTGTTGCGGATACCCGTCAGATAGCTTCAAAAGCATTAAATGCGTTTACCGGGACAACCGGAATGCGCAGCCTTTTGCAGGAGATCATAACGAATTGTGCATTATTATCTTCCATCAATGATGCTCCTTCTAAAATAAGTTTTTCTTTCCGGCTTTCTCAAGGCGTCTCAATTTTTTGCCAGATCTCTGATGCGAATTGTACTATGGAGTATAGTGCTGAAATGAATGAATTTGACGGGACAGCCGCTGATCTGTTTGACGGTAAATCTGTGGTCTCGGTCACGACAGGGAATTGGGAGACAGGGATACACACTAGTACAGTTGAGGCGCATATGGATAGCGTTGTTATGCTGTTTTCTCACTTTACAGTACAGAGCGAGCAGCTTCCAAGTCATATTATACTCGCTGAGGACAATGCTTCCAGAGGGATTTTGATGCAGCCCTTACCCTTCGCAGATAACCAATTGATGGGAAAGGCTGCTTATGAACTGCTATATCAAGCTAAGGAATGGGGACAACTGCCTTGGGGGCAGATTCCCGGGAGGTTGTCCTGTTTAGCAAAGGTGATCTCAGAAAATACGATAGAGTAG
- a CDS encoding transposase, which produces MGEKRQRYNEEYKKQTVKFIQEQTKSIGDIAQELDIPKSTLHQWMGKYRELKNEPVASMDRVRELEAELQEMRRQLQEKDSRLADTEEELAIVKKAVHIFSKPRN; this is translated from the coding sequence ATGGGAGAAAAACGACAACGGTACAACGAAGAATATAAGAAGCAAACGGTAAAGTTCATTCAAGAGCAGACGAAGAGCATAGGGGACATCGCGCAAGAGCTGGACATTCCGAAAAGTACGCTGCACCAGTGGATGGGGAAATACCGGGAGCTAAAGAATGAACCGGTAGCCAGTATGGATCGGGTACGGGAACTCGAAGCCGAGCTCCAAGAGATGCGCCGTCAGCTCCAAGAGAAAGACAGTCGACTTGCCGATACAGAGGAAGAATTGGCAATCGTAAAAAAAGCAGTGCACATCTTCAGCAAACCAAGGAATTAA
- a CDS encoding IS3 family transposase, translating into MKDHRSAFRLEKMCSTLQVSRSGYYKWLNAKASVQALRKAAVMERIRYHFDDHQKRYGSPKITRLLHQEGYTVTERTVSVYMREMKLRSIVSKPYRVQTTDSKHNNPIAPNTLNQEFKVLKPNTVWVTDITYIPCRGGRLYLASVMDLCTREIVGWRLYNHMETSLVLDALQAAYTAKRPGEGLLHHSDRGSQYTSKEYVDQLKTYHMKSSMSRKGNCYDNACIESWHSILKKELIYCNPRFKNPEQAYDAIFQYIEFYYNRKRMHSSLGYLSPARFAKQFTKKSVA; encoded by the coding sequence ATGAAGGACCATCGCTCCGCATTTCGCTTGGAGAAGATGTGCAGTACCCTACAGGTATCCAGGAGCGGATATTACAAGTGGCTGAACGCCAAAGCCAGTGTGCAAGCCCTCCGCAAGGCTGCTGTTATGGAGCGAATCCGGTACCATTTTGACGACCATCAAAAACGGTATGGAAGTCCGAAGATCACCCGCCTGCTGCATCAGGAAGGCTATACGGTCACGGAACGCACAGTGAGTGTGTACATGCGAGAAATGAAGCTCCGCTCTATTGTATCTAAGCCATACCGAGTGCAGACGACCGATTCCAAGCATAATAATCCCATTGCACCAAACACACTGAACCAAGAGTTTAAGGTGCTTAAGCCCAATACCGTATGGGTCACCGACATCACGTATATCCCTTGTCGTGGAGGTCGCTTATACCTAGCTAGCGTCATGGATCTATGCACGCGAGAAATTGTAGGGTGGCGGCTGTATAACCATATGGAGACGAGCCTGGTCTTAGACGCGCTGCAGGCGGCGTACACGGCGAAGCGACCCGGCGAGGGCCTACTGCACCACTCTGACCGAGGGTCTCAATATACCTCAAAAGAATATGTCGACCAACTAAAGACATACCACATGAAATCCAGCATGAGCCGTAAAGGAAACTGTTACGATAACGCCTGCATTGAGTCTTGGCACAGTATTTTAAAGAAAGAGCTCATCTACTGTAATCCGCGCTTCAAAAACCCGGAACAGGCATATGATGCTATTTTCCAATACATTGAGTTCTATTACAATCGCAAGCGAATGCACAGCTCACTGGGGTATCTTTCCCCCGCCCGCTTTGCTAAGCAATTCACTAAAAAATCCGTTGCGTAA
- a CDS encoding ABC transporter substrate-binding protein yields MKKTKNLALALVSIMLMSSLAACGGSNNSGNKSAEVNKGNNASSTSAPAGEGDKAEKVELSFWTLGNVNYEELAAAYTKEHPNVTIKIQNTGDQTAHHNNLTTALSAGSGAPDIFQLEIGFMERFLGAQDKFYNLNDLGAKDIQANYLDWKWKQASSIDGSFQLGLPTDIGPTVVYYRTDLAEAAGLPSDPEGFGAAIDTWDKFATVAKAFKDKTGKYFSDLTDLTYNALRDQSADEIYFSKADGSFIGDTNPQVKKAYDFTVKGIQEGWISNVMLWSPEWGQGMNDGSFAVVMGPAWMAGNIKSNAPDSSGKWKIAQLPEGAGNWGGSFITLPKEGKHSKEAYDFIQWLVNKDNQLESFKTKGLMPSIPALYEDPAFVDFKDDFFGGQQTAVEFGKAANRVKPVYYGPLHDQTDTFFKNALKNVLEKKADPAKEWDDAVKQSKTLAERG; encoded by the coding sequence ATGAAAAAAACAAAGAACCTGGCGCTGGCGCTGGTCTCCATCATGCTCATGAGCTCACTTGCAGCGTGCGGAGGAAGTAATAACAGCGGCAACAAGTCTGCGGAAGTAAATAAGGGTAACAACGCGTCAAGCACATCAGCACCCGCAGGTGAAGGAGACAAGGCAGAGAAGGTTGAGCTGTCGTTCTGGACGCTGGGCAACGTGAATTATGAAGAGCTGGCGGCTGCCTACACCAAGGAACACCCTAACGTAACTATTAAAATTCAGAATACCGGTGACCAGACGGCCCACCACAACAATCTGACCACAGCACTCTCGGCGGGTTCAGGCGCACCTGACATTTTCCAGCTTGAGATCGGTTTCATGGAACGCTTCCTGGGAGCCCAGGACAAATTCTACAACCTGAATGATCTCGGAGCCAAAGACATCCAGGCCAACTATCTCGACTGGAAATGGAAGCAGGCTTCCTCCATCGACGGCAGCTTCCAGCTCGGACTTCCGACAGATATCGGCCCGACTGTAGTCTACTACCGTACTGACCTGGCTGAAGCAGCCGGACTGCCAAGCGATCCTGAAGGCTTCGGCGCAGCCATCGATACATGGGACAAATTCGCTACGGTAGCGAAAGCGTTCAAAGACAAGACAGGCAAGTATTTCTCCGACCTGACCGACCTGACGTACAATGCGCTTCGTGACCAGTCGGCAGACGAGATCTATTTCAGCAAAGCAGACGGCAGCTTCATCGGCGATACCAATCCGCAGGTGAAGAAGGCATATGATTTTACCGTTAAAGGCATACAAGAAGGCTGGATCAGCAATGTTATGCTCTGGTCGCCTGAATGGGGCCAAGGCATGAACGATGGTTCGTTCGCCGTCGTGATGGGCCCGGCCTGGATGGCCGGCAATATCAAGAGCAACGCGCCGGACTCCTCCGGTAAATGGAAAATTGCCCAGCTTCCCGAGGGCGCCGGTAACTGGGGCGGTTCGTTCATCACGCTGCCGAAGGAAGGCAAGCACTCCAAGGAAGCCTATGATTTCATCCAGTGGCTCGTGAACAAGGATAACCAGCTGGAATCCTTCAAGACCAAAGGCCTGATGCCTTCTATCCCTGCACTGTACGAAGATCCTGCGTTCGTGGATTTCAAGGACGACTTCTTCGGCGGACAGCAGACGGCAGTGGAATTCGGCAAAGCGGCTAACCGCGTGAAGCCGGTATACTACGGACCGCTGCATGACCAGACCGATACCTTCTTCAAGAATGCGCTGAAGAACGTGCTGGAGAAGAAAGCCGATCCGGCCAAAGAATGGGACGATGCTGTCAAGCAGTCAAAAACGCTTGCAGAACGCGGCTAA
- a CDS encoding MerR family transcriptional regulator → MEKYIKTKEFAELTGVSVRTLQYYDDIKVLTPAYVNEQGHRFYDSDSFSSMFVILSLKNMGMTLSDIQQYLNNDSFDVRLFIREEKDRIQTALSDLQLRFMRLSVLEEKVSGGQDVTPYILPLFSQLPDTGDSPKGKPASFNLKLWNTFIKELDFCAEHRLSAKDDRAEKCVLYWKKNILEANQVPEDTVKKSEAYYQQNPANTFGITQENYRYLVQLIEEYDAGL, encoded by the coding sequence ATGGAAAAATACATTAAAACCAAAGAATTTGCAGAGCTGACTGGAGTTAGTGTGCGTACCTTGCAGTACTATGATGACATAAAGGTTCTCACTCCGGCCTATGTCAATGAGCAGGGGCACCGCTTTTATGACTCAGATTCCTTCTCCAGCATGTTTGTTATTCTTTCACTTAAAAATATGGGAATGACGCTCAGCGATATTCAGCAATATCTTAACAATGACAGCTTTGACGTCAGGCTCTTTATCCGTGAGGAAAAAGACAGGATTCAGACAGCGCTATCGGATCTGCAGCTTCGATTCATGCGTCTGTCCGTTCTCGAGGAGAAGGTTAGTGGGGGACAGGACGTAACCCCTTATATTCTTCCGCTTTTTTCACAGCTGCCGGATACAGGCGATTCTCCAAAAGGCAAACCGGCTTCCTTTAACCTTAAGCTTTGGAATACCTTCATTAAGGAATTGGATTTCTGTGCTGAACACCGCTTGTCTGCAAAAGATGATAGAGCGGAAAAATGTGTTCTATACTGGAAAAAGAATATTCTTGAGGCAAATCAGGTACCGGAGGATACGGTAAAGAAATCAGAGGCATATTATCAGCAGAATCCGGCGAACACTTTCGGGATCACGCAGGAAAATTACCGCTATTTAGTCCAGTTGATTGAAGAGTATGATGCCGGCTTGTAA
- a CDS encoding response regulator yields the protein MKEQQEKYKVLLVDDEPIILRSLMVAIPWDELGLSIVGEAKNGEAALQQIQQTAPHIIISDIRMPVIDGITLMKEVLPRNAKLIFIFISGYGEFEYAREALRLGAFDYLLKPIDHDELVEMLKRARERLDRQKENEQLMLSVQTLSLLARERMLAEFTLGNPRPLKHLKWLENSELEGEYFMAVVRLDDYAALTAKWSAEEKHLWLFAVRNILEEWSLTNGALSIFPFYNGEWILLFPASLNDGKRELGEQLIAGIKRYSKLNCSVGISRSTSGIDQLSTVYPLASQALYQRFYSGQAGVFLEEETAAAGNREVQYPKELELSLIESIRTLNMERMLTLFDEMSVFIEAQSLPQPLAERLMIEMSVVLYRQFEHLNTHNDWSIERLFSKLNGLGTLPDMMNVLKTTFRDWLEQSHKTAAREDGRSIIEKVQRYIESNYHKDLSIEEVSEVADLSISHFCTLFKQISGYTFLEFVTHCRMENAKYILRNSNVKVYQVAPLVGYQDPRYFTQVFKKATGKTPTEYREEHVKQA from the coding sequence ATGAAGGAACAGCAGGAGAAATACAAGGTCCTGCTCGTTGATGATGAGCCGATTATACTTCGCAGCCTGATGGTTGCGATTCCATGGGATGAGCTGGGCCTGAGCATTGTGGGGGAAGCGAAGAACGGGGAGGCCGCCTTGCAGCAGATTCAGCAGACCGCCCCGCATATCATTATCAGCGACATCCGGATGCCGGTGATTGACGGAATCACGCTGATGAAGGAGGTGCTGCCGCGCAATGCCAAGCTGATCTTCATCTTCATCAGCGGCTACGGGGAGTTCGAATATGCCAGGGAAGCTCTGCGGCTGGGGGCTTTTGATTATTTGCTGAAGCCGATCGACCATGACGAGCTGGTGGAGATGCTTAAGCGGGCCAGGGAGCGCCTGGACCGCCAGAAGGAGAACGAGCAGTTGATGCTCTCGGTGCAGACTCTGTCGCTGCTGGCCCGCGAACGCATGCTGGCCGAATTCACGCTGGGCAATCCGCGGCCGCTTAAGCACCTTAAATGGCTGGAGAACAGCGAGCTGGAGGGCGAATACTTCATGGCCGTGGTCCGTCTGGACGACTATGCCGCCTTGACGGCGAAATGGAGCGCCGAGGAGAAGCATCTATGGCTGTTTGCCGTACGCAATATCCTGGAGGAGTGGTCGCTTACGAACGGGGCATTGTCCATCTTCCCGTTCTACAACGGGGAATGGATTCTGCTCTTCCCGGCCAGCTTGAATGACGGTAAGCGGGAACTGGGAGAGCAGCTCATTGCCGGGATTAAGCGTTATTCCAAGCTGAACTGTTCGGTCGGCATCAGCAGAAGCACCAGCGGGATTGATCAGCTTAGCACGGTCTACCCGTTAGCCTCCCAGGCGCTGTACCAGCGCTTCTATTCCGGCCAGGCCGGAGTCTTTCTGGAAGAGGAGACAGCAGCGGCAGGCAACCGCGAGGTGCAGTATCCGAAGGAGCTGGAGCTGTCGCTGATTGAGAGCATCCGTACTCTGAATATGGAGCGGATGCTGACTCTTTTTGACGAGATGTCCGTATTCATTGAAGCCCAGAGCTTGCCCCAGCCGCTGGCGGAGCGCCTGATGATTGAGATGAGTGTGGTGCTATACCGGCAATTCGAACATCTGAATACACATAATGACTGGTCCATTGAAAGGCTGTTCAGCAAGCTGAACGGACTGGGCACGTTGCCGGACATGATGAATGTCCTGAAGACCACCTTCCGCGACTGGCTGGAGCAGAGTCATAAGACCGCAGCCCGGGAGGACGGCCGGAGCATCATTGAGAAGGTCCAGCGGTACATTGAATCCAACTACCATAAGGATCTCAGCATTGAGGAGGTATCCGAAGTGGCCGATCTTAGCATCAGCCATTTCTGCACCCTGTTCAAGCAAATCTCCGGCTACACGTTCCTCGAATTCGTCACCCACTGCCGGATGGAGAACGCCAAATACATTCTGCGCAACAGCAATGTGAAAGTCTATCAAGTCGCGCCGCTGGTTGGCTATCAGGACCCGAGATACTTCACTCAGGTATTCAAAAAAGCGACCGGCAAGACTCCCACAGAGTACCGTGAGGAGCATGTGAAGCAGGCTTAG
- a CDS encoding carbohydrate ABC transporter permease, which yields MSTLRIFRKKPDDLGFFGKLGFYLLLILGALVSIFPFYWMFVVGTNDKGAVFHVPPLLTIGDQFFENFKRVLDKSDFFQALGNSLFVSSMVTVSVVFFCTLAGYAFAKYEFPGKNVLFVFVIATLIVPQQLGVLPTYVIMAKLHWIDSFKALIVPAMVNAFGIFWMRQYISSAVPTELIEAGRIDGGGHFRIFWRIAVPVITPAMATLGILNFMTVWNDFFWPLVVLKNKEHFTIQIALQQLFTTRDGLDYGMIMSATFTATLPLLVVFLLFSRWVIAGLTSGAIKS from the coding sequence ATGAGTACACTGCGTATATTCAGAAAAAAACCGGATGATCTCGGCTTCTTCGGCAAGCTGGGCTTTTATCTTCTACTGATTCTCGGAGCACTGGTCTCCATCTTCCCGTTCTATTGGATGTTTGTGGTCGGGACCAATGACAAGGGAGCCGTATTCCACGTACCGCCGCTGCTCACCATCGGAGACCAGTTCTTCGAGAACTTCAAGCGGGTGCTGGACAAATCGGACTTCTTCCAGGCGCTCGGCAACTCGCTGTTCGTCTCGTCCATGGTGACGGTCTCGGTCGTGTTCTTCTGTACGCTGGCCGGGTATGCTTTTGCCAAATATGAATTCCCTGGTAAAAATGTGCTGTTCGTCTTCGTTATCGCCACCCTGATTGTTCCGCAGCAGCTAGGCGTATTGCCAACCTATGTCATTATGGCCAAGCTTCACTGGATCGACAGCTTCAAGGCGCTGATTGTTCCGGCTATGGTCAATGCCTTCGGGATCTTCTGGATGCGGCAGTACATCTCCTCGGCCGTGCCTACCGAACTGATCGAAGCCGGACGTATTGACGGGGGAGGACACTTCCGGATTTTCTGGAGAATTGCCGTTCCGGTCATTACACCGGCGATGGCTACCCTGGGTATTCTGAATTTCATGACGGTATGGAATGACTTCTTCTGGCCGCTGGTGGTCTTGAAGAACAAGGAGCATTTCACGATTCAGATTGCATTGCAGCAGCTGTTCACTACACGTGACGGGCTTGATTACGGGATGATTATGTCCGCTACCTTCACGGCCACGCTGCCGCTGCTGGTTGTCTTCCTGCTGTTCAGCCGCTGGGTCATTGCCGGACTGACTTCAGGTGCCATCAAGAGTTAA
- a CDS encoding carbohydrate ABC transporter permease, which yields MAEPVITSPHAESKRPFFTEQRRSRFTAYTFISPFFILFSIFGLYPIFFTFYLSFFKWDALGPMKYVGFKNFELITTDPTFWISFSNTLIMGLMGTVPQVMLALLLAVLLHSGMTRFKKTFRILYFMPNITSIVAVTLVFSTLFGNNGMINWLLNGIGLESMAFNSGWWGVKIAISTMVMWRWTGYNAILFLSGLQSIPMDLYESAKIDGANRRQQLFFITLPLLKPFIIFVSLQSTIGALQLFTEPYVFLGQSGTGSTRQEGITMVTYLYSEAFRNGFFGTAAATAVLLFLVTILFSVLNMLISRGGGRATGGKKA from the coding sequence ATGGCAGAGCCCGTAATTACGAGTCCGCATGCCGAGAGCAAACGTCCTTTCTTCACTGAACAAAGACGGAGCCGCTTCACTGCGTATACTTTCATTTCACCGTTCTTTATTCTGTTCTCGATATTCGGACTATATCCAATCTTCTTCACATTCTATTTATCGTTCTTCAAGTGGGATGCCTTAGGTCCAATGAAATACGTGGGCTTCAAAAACTTCGAGCTGATCACCACGGACCCGACCTTCTGGATCTCCTTCAGTAACACGCTGATTATGGGGCTTATGGGTACTGTGCCGCAGGTTATGCTGGCGCTGCTTCTGGCGGTGCTGCTGCATTCGGGGATGACCCGGTTCAAGAAGACCTTCCGTATCCTCTATTTCATGCCGAATATCACTTCGATCGTGGCCGTTACTCTGGTATTTAGTACCCTGTTCGGCAATAACGGGATGATCAACTGGCTGCTTAACGGAATCGGGTTAGAGAGCATGGCCTTCAACTCCGGCTGGTGGGGGGTCAAAATTGCCATCTCCACCATGGTCATGTGGCGCTGGACGGGCTACAATGCGATCCTGTTCCTCTCGGGCCTGCAGAGCATTCCGATGGATCTGTACGAATCCGCCAAAATCGACGGAGCTAACCGCAGACAGCAGCTGTTCTTCATTACACTGCCGCTGCTTAAGCCGTTCATTATCTTCGTTTCCCTGCAATCTACTATCGGTGCCCTGCAGCTCTTCACAGAGCCGTATGTCTTCCTCGGCCAATCCGGGACCGGATCTACCCGGCAGGAAGGGATTACGATGGTCACTTATCTGTACAGTGAGGCCTTCCGCAACGGCTTCTTCGGCACGGCGGCGGCTACAGCAGTTCTGCTGTTCCTCGTTACGATTCTGTTCTCTGTCTTGAATATGCTGATTTCCAGAGGCGGCGGCAGAGCGACTGGAGGGAAAAAAGCATGA
- a CDS encoding cache domain-containing sensor histidine kinase has translation MKLRRKILFAIILLVFIPVIVMGIVTYVNYSNAMEKKSSNFYWISLLETDRKLKFALSEISSITNSAITQPAIQQSLKQQNFVLTYDRKQEINNLLINHPMITSFSLYGKDRLLYQYNAPMSFADMHKQVWFGAMEAAEGRPVWSGPGENGSASGDKPVLVHARVIKDYYSLEDIGYLVVYVKPDLLDQIFWEAATLKKGDILLVNKQGNIVFNKSGEHIGERTDFPFLQENYNQEQDYYIDNYQGERSLITFLPSHNADWYLAAITPMNLISSESVSIRNIAIILGMVSLLSAFLFDRYFIRRLVRSINSAVNGMKRVKQGIFTPIPVPLRANDESDSLIDGFNRMSSQINELIDQVQTEQGRKKEAEMQALMAQINPHFIYNSLESINSMAVLAGNRDISKMVISLGRLLRISISQNQELIPLQMEFEHVRHYLDIQKFRFEDKFSYELELPESLKYVMTQKLIVQPIVENALYHAIEQMEEHGTITVTAQENGKDIIIIVKDNGPGFDLEVLMSQWDKERSNLKKYSDSGVGLKNVHERLNIRFGNPYGILVCSSPGFGSAICIRIPRIQPS, from the coding sequence ATGAAGCTCCGCCGCAAAATCTTGTTCGCTATTATTCTTCTTGTATTCATTCCCGTGATTGTTATGGGGATTGTTACGTACGTGAATTATTCGAATGCCATGGAGAAGAAATCCAGCAATTTCTACTGGATCTCCCTGCTGGAGACGGACCGCAAGCTGAAGTTTGCCCTCAGTGAGATTTCATCGATCACCAACTCAGCAATCACACAGCCTGCAATTCAGCAGTCGCTGAAGCAGCAGAATTTCGTCCTCACCTATGACCGCAAGCAGGAAATCAACAACCTGCTGATCAACCATCCGATGATTACCTCGTTCAGCCTGTACGGCAAAGACCGGCTGCTATACCAGTACAATGCGCCGATGTCTTTCGCAGATATGCACAAGCAGGTCTGGTTCGGAGCCATGGAGGCTGCCGAAGGGCGCCCTGTATGGTCCGGTCCCGGAGAGAACGGCTCGGCCAGCGGCGATAAGCCGGTGCTGGTCCATGCCAGAGTGATTAAGGACTATTATTCGCTGGAGGATATCGGCTATCTGGTTGTATACGTGAAGCCGGATCTGCTCGATCAGATTTTCTGGGAGGCTGCGACCCTGAAGAAAGGGGATATTCTGCTGGTCAACAAGCAGGGCAATATCGTCTTTAACAAGTCCGGGGAGCATATCGGGGAACGGACGGATTTTCCTTTTTTGCAGGAGAATTATAACCAGGAGCAGGATTATTACATTGACAATTATCAAGGGGAGCGGTCACTGATCACTTTCCTGCCTTCACATAACGCGGACTGGTATCTGGCGGCCATTACGCCGATGAACCTGATCTCCTCCGAATCGGTCTCCATCCGCAATATTGCGATTATTCTCGGCATGGTGTCGCTGCTGTCGGCCTTCCTGTTCGACCGTTATTTCATCCGCAGGCTCGTCCGCAGCATTAACAGTGCCGTGAACGGTATGAAGCGGGTCAAGCAGGGGATCTTCACCCCGATTCCGGTACCGCTGCGGGCCAATGATGAGAGCGATTCCCTGATTGACGGCTTTAACCGGATGAGCTCGCAGATCAATGAGCTGATTGATCAGGTCCAGACCGAGCAGGGACGCAAAAAGGAAGCAGAGATGCAGGCGCTGATGGCCCAGATCAACCCGCATTTCATCTATAATTCACTGGAATCGATCAATTCCATGGCGGTGCTGGCAGGCAACCGGGATATCAGCAAAATGGTCATCTCACTCGGCCGGCTGCTGCGGATCAGCATCAGTCAGAATCAGGAGCTGATCCCGCTGCAGATGGAGTTCGAGCATGTCCGCCATTACCTGGATATCCAGAAATTCCGGTTCGAGGACAAATTCTCCTATGAGCTGGAGCTTCCGGAGTCGCTGAAATACGTGATGACCCAGAAGCTGATTGTTCAGCCGATTGTGGAGAATGCCTTGTATCATGCCATTGAGCAGATGGAGGAGCACGGGACGATTACAGTCACTGCCCAGGAGAACGGCAAGGATATTATCATTATTGTGAAGGATAACGGGCCCGGCTTCGATCTTGAAGTGCTGATGAGCCAGTGGGACAAGGAGCGGAGCAACCTCAAGAAATACAGCGACAGCGGGGTTGGGCTGAAAAATGTGCATGAGCGCCTGAACATCCGGTTCGGCAATCCCTATGGTATTCTGGTCTGCTCCTCACCGGGCTTCGGATCAGCCATCTGCATCCGGATTCCGAGGATACAGCCGTCATGA